A single Drosophila miranda strain MSH22 chromosome XR, D.miranda_PacBio2.1, whole genome shotgun sequence DNA region contains:
- the LOC108153499 gene encoding PDF receptor isoform X2, whose product MTDQPSTDDTGGGVATHFFARLMRLTGVSLSSAAAAAASNSMPEPTTSSLMTTESPTTAAAELAPSYLIDRVTQVARIALEVTTTASEVLAEALPEVDTSFANGTIHGNLTLAAAAAANYENCSAIFANYTQPEAEFAIRKCELDGRWGTRPDTTNMTAEAIAAGWTDYGPCYRPEVIRLMQQMGSKDIDLYIEIARHTRTLEIVGLCLSLLALLVSLVIFCSFRSLRNNRTRIHKNLFVAMVLQVLIRLTIYLDQFQRGSKSSGSSSNSSSSLSAIENTPYLCEASYVLLEYARTAMFMWMFIEGLYLHNMVTVAVFQGQFPLKFFSRLGWCVPILMTTVWARCTVMYMDTSMGECLWNYNLTPYYWILEGPRLAVILLNFCFLVNIIRVLVMKLRQSQASDIEQTRKAVRAAIVLLPLLGITNLLHQWPVLKSATNFAVWSYGTHFLTSFQGFFIALIYCFLNGEVRACLLKSLSNQLSLRGHPEWAPKRPSMYSGAYNTAPDTDAVGQQPVAETQAATGGLRTSPINRRQNTSASIVMIHEPNHRQRLVQRNHNNNNQESPRRQRGERTDDEDRIGIAAGAGVEAEVVVVQDSVGGAVGRKRETRIHAGTKWMISGLCFRGQKDKRVMPPNAPHVAQQIFMTSQLPTSAMALAIATVSASPTVKETGTETAPNADAKTACHTLSASPVVAQIHTAPGTPRATKLSIISEARTKRTPRHLHANTA is encoded by the exons ATGACAGATCAGCCAAGTACCGACGACACCGGCGGCGGTGTCGCCACTCACTTTTTCGCCCGCTTGATGCGCCTCACCGGCGTGTCATTATcatcggctgctgctgctgctgcatccaACTCCATGCCGGAGCCCACCACATCTTCGCTAATGACAACCGAATCGCCCACCACAGCCGCAGCGGAGCTGGCACCTTCCTATCTCATCGACCGGGTCACACAGGTGGCCCGTATTGCCCTGGAGGTCACCACAACAGCATCGGAGGTGCTGGCAGAGGCCCTGCCAGAGGTTGACACCAGCTTCGCCAATGGTACTATTCACGGAAATCTAACGTTGGCCGCTGCGGCTGCCGCGAACTATGAGAACTGTTCGGCGATTTTTGCCAACTACACGCAACCAGAAGCAG AGTTTGCTATCCGCAAGTGCGAGCTGGATGGCCGCTGGGGCACAAGACCAGATACCACAAATATGACAGCGGAAGCGATTGCCGCTGGTTGGACCGACTATGGACCCTGCTACAGACCTGAGGTGATCCGCCTAATGCAGCAGATGGGCAGCAAGGATATTGAT CTCTATATTGAAATTGCCAGGCATACACGAACGTTAGAGATCGTGGGCCTATGCCTGTCGCTGCTTGCCCTGCTCGTCTCTCTGGTAATCTTCTGTAGCTTTCGATCGCTGCGAAACAACCGTACAAGGATCCACAAGAATCTATTCGTCGCCATGGTCCTTCAGGTGCTTATCCGACTCACGATCTATCTGGACCAATTCCAGCGCGGCAGCAAATCCAGTGGCAGTTCCTCAAACTCTAGTAGTAGTCTCTCGGCGATCGAGAATACG CCATATCTATGCGAGGCCTCCTATGTCCTGCTGGAGTACGCCCGAACGGCCATGTTCATGTGGATGTTCATTGAGGGACTGTATCTGCACAATATGGTAACGGTGGCCGTGTTCCAGGGCCAATTTCCGCTCAAGTTCTTCTCGCGTCTGGGCTGGTGCGTGCCCATCCTGATGACCACAGTCTGGGCACGATGCACCGTCATGTACATGGACACTTCGATGGGTGAATGCCTGTGGAACTACAATCTGACGCCGTATTACTGGATACTCGAGGGACCCCGACTTGCAGTAATTTTG CTGAATTTCTGTTTTCTGGTGAACATCATCCGGGTGCTGGTGATGAAGCTTCGACAATCGCAGGCCAGCGACATCGAGCAGACACGCAAGGCCGTGAGGGCCGCCATCGTCCTGCTGCCCCTTTTGGGCATCACCAATCTCCTGCACCAGTGGCCTGTACTCAAGTCGGCCACCAATTTTGCAGTGTGGTCGTACGGCACACATTTTCTTACCTCTTTTCAAGGCTTCTTCATTGCTCTCATCTACTGTTTCCTTAATGGCGAG GTACGCGCTTGCTTGCTCAAGAGTTTATCGAATCAGTTATCGCTGCGCGGTCATCCCGAATGGGCGCCAAAGCGGCCCTCAATGTATTCGGGGGCCTACAACACCGCCCCTGATACGGACGCTGTCGGCCAACAGCCGGTGGCCGAGACGCAGGCGGCTACAGGAGGTTTACG AACGTCGCCGATCAACAGGCGGCAGAACACTAGTGCCAGTATCGTCATGATCCACGAACCCAACCACCGACAGCGTCTTGTGCAGcgaaaccacaacaacaacaaccaggAGAGTCCACGCCGCCAAAGGGGGGAACGGACTGATGATGAAGACCGAATCGGAATTGCAGCTGGAGCCGGAGTCGAGGCTGAAGTCGTTGTAGTGCAAGACTCTGTCGGTGGTGCGGTGGGTAGGAAGCGCGAGACACGCATACACGCTGGAACCAAGTGGATGATTTCCGGCCTCTGCTTCAGGGGTCAAAAG GACAAACGTGTGATGCCCCCCAACGCTCCCCATGTAGCACAGCAAATATTTATGACCTCGCAGCTGCCTACATCAGCGATGGCCCTCGCAATTGCCACTGTAAGCGCCTCTCCAACAGTAAAAGAAACAGGAACAGAGACAGCTCCAAACGCGGACGCGAAAACCGCATGCCATACCCTATCCGCATCCCCAGTGGTAGCTCAAATACACACCGCACCTGGAACACCACGAGCAACCAAACTGTCTATAATATCGGAGGCAAGGACAAAAAGAACTCCAAGGCATCTTCATGCAAACACAGCGTAA
- the LOC108153499 gene encoding PDF receptor isoform X3 codes for MTDQPSTDDTGGGVATHFFARLMRLTGVSLSSAAAAAASNSMPEPTTSSLMTTESPTTAAAELAPSYLIDRVTQVARIALEVTTTASEVLAEALPEVDTSFANGTIHGNLTLAAAAAANYENCSAIFANYTQPEAGIYCNFTWDTLTCWPPTPAGVMARMHCPAGFHGVDPRKFAIRKCELDGRWGTRPDTTNMTAEAIAAGWTDYGPCYRPEVIRLMQQMGSKDIDLYIEIARHTRTLEIVGLCLSLLALLVSLVIFCSFRSLRNNRTRIHKNLFVAMVLQVLIRLTIYLDQFQRGSKSSGSSSNSSSSLSAIENTPYLCEASYVLLEYARTAMFMWMFIEGLYLHNMVTVAVFQGQFPLKFFSRLGWCVPILMTTVWARCTVMYMDTSMGECLWNYNLTPYYWILEGPRLAVILLNFCFLVNIIRVLVMKLRQSQASDIEQTRKAVRAAIVLLPLLGITNLLHQWPVLKSATNFAVWSYGTHFLTSFQGFFIALIYCFLNGEVRACLLKSLSNQLSLRGHPEWAPKRPSMYSGAYNTAPDTDAVGQQPVAETQAATGGLRTSPINRRQNTSASIVMIHEPNHRQRLVQRNHNNNNQESPRRQRGERTDDEDRIGIAAGAGVEAEVVVVQDSVGGAVGRKRETRIHAGTKWMISGLCFRGQKVLRVPSTSSVPPESVVFELSEQ; via the exons ATGACAGATCAGCCAAGTACCGACGACACCGGCGGCGGTGTCGCCACTCACTTTTTCGCCCGCTTGATGCGCCTCACCGGCGTGTCATTATcatcggctgctgctgctgctgcatccaACTCCATGCCGGAGCCCACCACATCTTCGCTAATGACAACCGAATCGCCCACCACAGCCGCAGCGGAGCTGGCACCTTCCTATCTCATCGACCGGGTCACACAGGTGGCCCGTATTGCCCTGGAGGTCACCACAACAGCATCGGAGGTGCTGGCAGAGGCCCTGCCAGAGGTTGACACCAGCTTCGCCAATGGTACTATTCACGGAAATCTAACGTTGGCCGCTGCGGCTGCCGCGAACTATGAGAACTGTTCGGCGATTTTTGCCAACTACACGCAACCAGAAGCAG GCATCTACTGCAACTTCACTTGGGACACTCTGACCTGTTGGCCGCCAACTCCCGCCGGAGTCATGGCACGTATGCATTGCCCAGCGGGCTTTCATGGTGTCGATCCGCGAA AGTTTGCTATCCGCAAGTGCGAGCTGGATGGCCGCTGGGGCACAAGACCAGATACCACAAATATGACAGCGGAAGCGATTGCCGCTGGTTGGACCGACTATGGACCCTGCTACAGACCTGAGGTGATCCGCCTAATGCAGCAGATGGGCAGCAAGGATATTGAT CTCTATATTGAAATTGCCAGGCATACACGAACGTTAGAGATCGTGGGCCTATGCCTGTCGCTGCTTGCCCTGCTCGTCTCTCTGGTAATCTTCTGTAGCTTTCGATCGCTGCGAAACAACCGTACAAGGATCCACAAGAATCTATTCGTCGCCATGGTCCTTCAGGTGCTTATCCGACTCACGATCTATCTGGACCAATTCCAGCGCGGCAGCAAATCCAGTGGCAGTTCCTCAAACTCTAGTAGTAGTCTCTCGGCGATCGAGAATACG CCATATCTATGCGAGGCCTCCTATGTCCTGCTGGAGTACGCCCGAACGGCCATGTTCATGTGGATGTTCATTGAGGGACTGTATCTGCACAATATGGTAACGGTGGCCGTGTTCCAGGGCCAATTTCCGCTCAAGTTCTTCTCGCGTCTGGGCTGGTGCGTGCCCATCCTGATGACCACAGTCTGGGCACGATGCACCGTCATGTACATGGACACTTCGATGGGTGAATGCCTGTGGAACTACAATCTGACGCCGTATTACTGGATACTCGAGGGACCCCGACTTGCAGTAATTTTG CTGAATTTCTGTTTTCTGGTGAACATCATCCGGGTGCTGGTGATGAAGCTTCGACAATCGCAGGCCAGCGACATCGAGCAGACACGCAAGGCCGTGAGGGCCGCCATCGTCCTGCTGCCCCTTTTGGGCATCACCAATCTCCTGCACCAGTGGCCTGTACTCAAGTCGGCCACCAATTTTGCAGTGTGGTCGTACGGCACACATTTTCTTACCTCTTTTCAAGGCTTCTTCATTGCTCTCATCTACTGTTTCCTTAATGGCGAG GTACGCGCTTGCTTGCTCAAGAGTTTATCGAATCAGTTATCGCTGCGCGGTCATCCCGAATGGGCGCCAAAGCGGCCCTCAATGTATTCGGGGGCCTACAACACCGCCCCTGATACGGACGCTGTCGGCCAACAGCCGGTGGCCGAGACGCAGGCGGCTACAGGAGGTTTACG AACGTCGCCGATCAACAGGCGGCAGAACACTAGTGCCAGTATCGTCATGATCCACGAACCCAACCACCGACAGCGTCTTGTGCAGcgaaaccacaacaacaacaaccaggAGAGTCCACGCCGCCAAAGGGGGGAACGGACTGATGATGAAGACCGAATCGGAATTGCAGCTGGAGCCGGAGTCGAGGCTGAAGTCGTTGTAGTGCAAGACTCTGTCGGTGGTGCGGTGGGTAGGAAGCGCGAGACACGCATACACGCTGGAACCAAGTGGATGATTTCCGGCCTCTGCTTCAGGGGTCAAAAGGTACTTAGAGTACCGTCAACGTCATCCGTACCACCCGAGTCAGTTGTATTTGAGTTGTCAGAGCAGTAG
- the LOC108153499 gene encoding PDF receptor isoform X1, whose protein sequence is MTDQPSTDDTGGGVATHFFARLMRLTGVSLSSAAAAAASNSMPEPTTSSLMTTESPTTAAAELAPSYLIDRVTQVARIALEVTTTASEVLAEALPEVDTSFANGTIHGNLTLAAAAAANYENCSAIFANYTQPEAGIYCNFTWDTLTCWPPTPAGVMARMHCPAGFHGVDPRKFAIRKCELDGRWGTRPDTTNMTAEAIAAGWTDYGPCYRPEVIRLMQQMGSKDIDLYIEIARHTRTLEIVGLCLSLLALLVSLVIFCSFRSLRNNRTRIHKNLFVAMVLQVLIRLTIYLDQFQRGSKSSGSSSNSSSSLSAIENTPYLCEASYVLLEYARTAMFMWMFIEGLYLHNMVTVAVFQGQFPLKFFSRLGWCVPILMTTVWARCTVMYMDTSMGECLWNYNLTPYYWILEGPRLAVILLNFCFLVNIIRVLVMKLRQSQASDIEQTRKAVRAAIVLLPLLGITNLLHQWPVLKSATNFAVWSYGTHFLTSFQGFFIALIYCFLNGEVRACLLKSLSNQLSLRGHPEWAPKRPSMYSGAYNTAPDTDAVGQQPVAETQAATGGLRTSPINRRQNTSASIVMIHEPNHRQRLVQRNHNNNNQESPRRQRGERTDDEDRIGIAAGAGVEAEVVVVQDSVGGAVGRKRETRIHAGTKWMISGLCFRGQKDKRVMPPNAPHVAQQIFMTSQLPTSAMALAIATVSASPTVKETGTETAPNADAKTACHTLSASPVVAQIHTAPGTPRATKLSIISEARTKRTPRHLHANTA, encoded by the exons ATGACAGATCAGCCAAGTACCGACGACACCGGCGGCGGTGTCGCCACTCACTTTTTCGCCCGCTTGATGCGCCTCACCGGCGTGTCATTATcatcggctgctgctgctgctgcatccaACTCCATGCCGGAGCCCACCACATCTTCGCTAATGACAACCGAATCGCCCACCACAGCCGCAGCGGAGCTGGCACCTTCCTATCTCATCGACCGGGTCACACAGGTGGCCCGTATTGCCCTGGAGGTCACCACAACAGCATCGGAGGTGCTGGCAGAGGCCCTGCCAGAGGTTGACACCAGCTTCGCCAATGGTACTATTCACGGAAATCTAACGTTGGCCGCTGCGGCTGCCGCGAACTATGAGAACTGTTCGGCGATTTTTGCCAACTACACGCAACCAGAAGCAG GCATCTACTGCAACTTCACTTGGGACACTCTGACCTGTTGGCCGCCAACTCCCGCCGGAGTCATGGCACGTATGCATTGCCCAGCGGGCTTTCATGGTGTCGATCCGCGAA AGTTTGCTATCCGCAAGTGCGAGCTGGATGGCCGCTGGGGCACAAGACCAGATACCACAAATATGACAGCGGAAGCGATTGCCGCTGGTTGGACCGACTATGGACCCTGCTACAGACCTGAGGTGATCCGCCTAATGCAGCAGATGGGCAGCAAGGATATTGAT CTCTATATTGAAATTGCCAGGCATACACGAACGTTAGAGATCGTGGGCCTATGCCTGTCGCTGCTTGCCCTGCTCGTCTCTCTGGTAATCTTCTGTAGCTTTCGATCGCTGCGAAACAACCGTACAAGGATCCACAAGAATCTATTCGTCGCCATGGTCCTTCAGGTGCTTATCCGACTCACGATCTATCTGGACCAATTCCAGCGCGGCAGCAAATCCAGTGGCAGTTCCTCAAACTCTAGTAGTAGTCTCTCGGCGATCGAGAATACG CCATATCTATGCGAGGCCTCCTATGTCCTGCTGGAGTACGCCCGAACGGCCATGTTCATGTGGATGTTCATTGAGGGACTGTATCTGCACAATATGGTAACGGTGGCCGTGTTCCAGGGCCAATTTCCGCTCAAGTTCTTCTCGCGTCTGGGCTGGTGCGTGCCCATCCTGATGACCACAGTCTGGGCACGATGCACCGTCATGTACATGGACACTTCGATGGGTGAATGCCTGTGGAACTACAATCTGACGCCGTATTACTGGATACTCGAGGGACCCCGACTTGCAGTAATTTTG CTGAATTTCTGTTTTCTGGTGAACATCATCCGGGTGCTGGTGATGAAGCTTCGACAATCGCAGGCCAGCGACATCGAGCAGACACGCAAGGCCGTGAGGGCCGCCATCGTCCTGCTGCCCCTTTTGGGCATCACCAATCTCCTGCACCAGTGGCCTGTACTCAAGTCGGCCACCAATTTTGCAGTGTGGTCGTACGGCACACATTTTCTTACCTCTTTTCAAGGCTTCTTCATTGCTCTCATCTACTGTTTCCTTAATGGCGAG GTACGCGCTTGCTTGCTCAAGAGTTTATCGAATCAGTTATCGCTGCGCGGTCATCCCGAATGGGCGCCAAAGCGGCCCTCAATGTATTCGGGGGCCTACAACACCGCCCCTGATACGGACGCTGTCGGCCAACAGCCGGTGGCCGAGACGCAGGCGGCTACAGGAGGTTTACG AACGTCGCCGATCAACAGGCGGCAGAACACTAGTGCCAGTATCGTCATGATCCACGAACCCAACCACCGACAGCGTCTTGTGCAGcgaaaccacaacaacaacaaccaggAGAGTCCACGCCGCCAAAGGGGGGAACGGACTGATGATGAAGACCGAATCGGAATTGCAGCTGGAGCCGGAGTCGAGGCTGAAGTCGTTGTAGTGCAAGACTCTGTCGGTGGTGCGGTGGGTAGGAAGCGCGAGACACGCATACACGCTGGAACCAAGTGGATGATTTCCGGCCTCTGCTTCAGGGGTCAAAAG GACAAACGTGTGATGCCCCCCAACGCTCCCCATGTAGCACAGCAAATATTTATGACCTCGCAGCTGCCTACATCAGCGATGGCCCTCGCAATTGCCACTGTAAGCGCCTCTCCAACAGTAAAAGAAACAGGAACAGAGACAGCTCCAAACGCGGACGCGAAAACCGCATGCCATACCCTATCCGCATCCCCAGTGGTAGCTCAAATACACACCGCACCTGGAACACCACGAGCAACCAAACTGTCTATAATATCGGAGGCAAGGACAAAAAGAACTCCAAGGCATCTTCATGCAAACACAGCGTAA
- the LOC108153499 gene encoding PDF receptor isoform X5, whose translation MTDQPSTDDTGGGVATHFFARLMRLTGVSLSSAAAAAASNSMPEPTTSSLMTTESPTTAAAELAPSYLIDRVTQVARIALEVTTTASEVLAEALPEVDTSFANGTIHGNLTLAAAAAANYENCSAIFANYTQPEAGIYCNFTWDTLTCWPPTPAGVMARMHCPAGFHGVDPRKFAIRKCELDGRWGTRPDTTNMTAEAIAAGWTDYGPCYRPEVIRLMQQMGSKDIDLYIEIARHTRTLEIVGLCLSLLALLVSLVIFCSFRSLRNNRTRIHKNLFVAMVLQVLIRLTIYLDQFQRGSKSSGSSSNSSSSLSAIENTPYLCEASYVLLEYARTAMFMWMFIEGLYLHNMVTVAVFQGQFPLKFFSRLGWCVPILMTTVWARCTVMYMDTSMGECLWNYNLTPYYWILEGPRLAVILLNFCFLVNIIRVLVMKLRQSQASDIEQTRKAVRAAIVLLPLLGITNLLHQWPVLKSATNFAVWSYGTHFLTSFQGFFIALIYCFLNGEVRACLLKSLSNQLSLRGHPEWAPKRPSMYSGAYNTAPDTDAVGQQPVAETQAATGGLRTSPINRRQNTSASIVMIHEPNHRQRLVQRNHNNNNQESPRRQRGERTDDEDRIGIAAGAGVEAEVVVVQDSVGGAVGRKRETRIHAGTKWMISGLCFRGQKIYVATVDRTFLH comes from the exons ATGACAGATCAGCCAAGTACCGACGACACCGGCGGCGGTGTCGCCACTCACTTTTTCGCCCGCTTGATGCGCCTCACCGGCGTGTCATTATcatcggctgctgctgctgctgcatccaACTCCATGCCGGAGCCCACCACATCTTCGCTAATGACAACCGAATCGCCCACCACAGCCGCAGCGGAGCTGGCACCTTCCTATCTCATCGACCGGGTCACACAGGTGGCCCGTATTGCCCTGGAGGTCACCACAACAGCATCGGAGGTGCTGGCAGAGGCCCTGCCAGAGGTTGACACCAGCTTCGCCAATGGTACTATTCACGGAAATCTAACGTTGGCCGCTGCGGCTGCCGCGAACTATGAGAACTGTTCGGCGATTTTTGCCAACTACACGCAACCAGAAGCAG GCATCTACTGCAACTTCACTTGGGACACTCTGACCTGTTGGCCGCCAACTCCCGCCGGAGTCATGGCACGTATGCATTGCCCAGCGGGCTTTCATGGTGTCGATCCGCGAA AGTTTGCTATCCGCAAGTGCGAGCTGGATGGCCGCTGGGGCACAAGACCAGATACCACAAATATGACAGCGGAAGCGATTGCCGCTGGTTGGACCGACTATGGACCCTGCTACAGACCTGAGGTGATCCGCCTAATGCAGCAGATGGGCAGCAAGGATATTGAT CTCTATATTGAAATTGCCAGGCATACACGAACGTTAGAGATCGTGGGCCTATGCCTGTCGCTGCTTGCCCTGCTCGTCTCTCTGGTAATCTTCTGTAGCTTTCGATCGCTGCGAAACAACCGTACAAGGATCCACAAGAATCTATTCGTCGCCATGGTCCTTCAGGTGCTTATCCGACTCACGATCTATCTGGACCAATTCCAGCGCGGCAGCAAATCCAGTGGCAGTTCCTCAAACTCTAGTAGTAGTCTCTCGGCGATCGAGAATACG CCATATCTATGCGAGGCCTCCTATGTCCTGCTGGAGTACGCCCGAACGGCCATGTTCATGTGGATGTTCATTGAGGGACTGTATCTGCACAATATGGTAACGGTGGCCGTGTTCCAGGGCCAATTTCCGCTCAAGTTCTTCTCGCGTCTGGGCTGGTGCGTGCCCATCCTGATGACCACAGTCTGGGCACGATGCACCGTCATGTACATGGACACTTCGATGGGTGAATGCCTGTGGAACTACAATCTGACGCCGTATTACTGGATACTCGAGGGACCCCGACTTGCAGTAATTTTG CTGAATTTCTGTTTTCTGGTGAACATCATCCGGGTGCTGGTGATGAAGCTTCGACAATCGCAGGCCAGCGACATCGAGCAGACACGCAAGGCCGTGAGGGCCGCCATCGTCCTGCTGCCCCTTTTGGGCATCACCAATCTCCTGCACCAGTGGCCTGTACTCAAGTCGGCCACCAATTTTGCAGTGTGGTCGTACGGCACACATTTTCTTACCTCTTTTCAAGGCTTCTTCATTGCTCTCATCTACTGTTTCCTTAATGGCGAG GTACGCGCTTGCTTGCTCAAGAGTTTATCGAATCAGTTATCGCTGCGCGGTCATCCCGAATGGGCGCCAAAGCGGCCCTCAATGTATTCGGGGGCCTACAACACCGCCCCTGATACGGACGCTGTCGGCCAACAGCCGGTGGCCGAGACGCAGGCGGCTACAGGAGGTTTACG AACGTCGCCGATCAACAGGCGGCAGAACACTAGTGCCAGTATCGTCATGATCCACGAACCCAACCACCGACAGCGTCTTGTGCAGcgaaaccacaacaacaacaaccaggAGAGTCCACGCCGCCAAAGGGGGGAACGGACTGATGATGAAGACCGAATCGGAATTGCAGCTGGAGCCGGAGTCGAGGCTGAAGTCGTTGTAGTGCAAGACTCTGTCGGTGGTGCGGTGGGTAGGAAGCGCGAGACACGCATACACGCTGGAACCAAGTGGATGATTTCCGGCCTCTGCTTCAGGGGTCAAAAG ATTTATGTGGCAACCGTGGACAGAACTTTCCTTCACTAG
- the LOC108153499 gene encoding PDF receptor isoform X4, protein MTDQPSTDDTGGGVATHFFARLMRLTGVSLSSAAAAAASNSMPEPTTSSLMTTESPTTAAAELAPSYLIDRVTQVARIALEVTTTASEVLAEALPEVDTSFANGTIHGNLTLAAAAAANYENCSAIFANYTQPEAGIYCNFTWDTLTCWPPTPAGVMARMHCPAGFHGVDPRKFAIRKCELDGRWGTRPDTTNMTAEAIAAGWTDYGPCYRPEVIRLMQQMGSKDIDLYIEIARHTRTLEIVGLCLSLLALLVSLVIFCSFRSLRNNRTRIHKNLFVAMVLQVLIRLTIYLDQFQRGSKSSGSSSNSSSSLSAIENTPYLCEASYVLLEYARTAMFMWMFIEGLYLHNMVTVAVFQGQFPLKFFSRLGWCVPILMTTVWARCTVMYMDTSMGECLWNYNLTPYYWILEGPRLAVILLNFCFLVNIIRVLVMKLRQSQASDIEQTRKAVRAAIVLLPLLGITNLLHQWPVLKSATNFAVWSYGTHFLTSFQGFFIALIYCFLNGEVRACLLKSLSNQLSLRGHPEWAPKRPSMYSGAYNTAPDTDAVGQQPVAETQAATGGLRTSPINRRQNTSASIVMIHEPNHRQRLVQRNHNNNNQESPRRQRGERTDDEDRIGIAAGAGVEAEVVVVQDSVGGAVGRKRETRIHAGTKWMISGLCFRGQKVLRVPSTSSVPPETNV, encoded by the exons ATGACAGATCAGCCAAGTACCGACGACACCGGCGGCGGTGTCGCCACTCACTTTTTCGCCCGCTTGATGCGCCTCACCGGCGTGTCATTATcatcggctgctgctgctgctgcatccaACTCCATGCCGGAGCCCACCACATCTTCGCTAATGACAACCGAATCGCCCACCACAGCCGCAGCGGAGCTGGCACCTTCCTATCTCATCGACCGGGTCACACAGGTGGCCCGTATTGCCCTGGAGGTCACCACAACAGCATCGGAGGTGCTGGCAGAGGCCCTGCCAGAGGTTGACACCAGCTTCGCCAATGGTACTATTCACGGAAATCTAACGTTGGCCGCTGCGGCTGCCGCGAACTATGAGAACTGTTCGGCGATTTTTGCCAACTACACGCAACCAGAAGCAG GCATCTACTGCAACTTCACTTGGGACACTCTGACCTGTTGGCCGCCAACTCCCGCCGGAGTCATGGCACGTATGCATTGCCCAGCGGGCTTTCATGGTGTCGATCCGCGAA AGTTTGCTATCCGCAAGTGCGAGCTGGATGGCCGCTGGGGCACAAGACCAGATACCACAAATATGACAGCGGAAGCGATTGCCGCTGGTTGGACCGACTATGGACCCTGCTACAGACCTGAGGTGATCCGCCTAATGCAGCAGATGGGCAGCAAGGATATTGAT CTCTATATTGAAATTGCCAGGCATACACGAACGTTAGAGATCGTGGGCCTATGCCTGTCGCTGCTTGCCCTGCTCGTCTCTCTGGTAATCTTCTGTAGCTTTCGATCGCTGCGAAACAACCGTACAAGGATCCACAAGAATCTATTCGTCGCCATGGTCCTTCAGGTGCTTATCCGACTCACGATCTATCTGGACCAATTCCAGCGCGGCAGCAAATCCAGTGGCAGTTCCTCAAACTCTAGTAGTAGTCTCTCGGCGATCGAGAATACG CCATATCTATGCGAGGCCTCCTATGTCCTGCTGGAGTACGCCCGAACGGCCATGTTCATGTGGATGTTCATTGAGGGACTGTATCTGCACAATATGGTAACGGTGGCCGTGTTCCAGGGCCAATTTCCGCTCAAGTTCTTCTCGCGTCTGGGCTGGTGCGTGCCCATCCTGATGACCACAGTCTGGGCACGATGCACCGTCATGTACATGGACACTTCGATGGGTGAATGCCTGTGGAACTACAATCTGACGCCGTATTACTGGATACTCGAGGGACCCCGACTTGCAGTAATTTTG CTGAATTTCTGTTTTCTGGTGAACATCATCCGGGTGCTGGTGATGAAGCTTCGACAATCGCAGGCCAGCGACATCGAGCAGACACGCAAGGCCGTGAGGGCCGCCATCGTCCTGCTGCCCCTTTTGGGCATCACCAATCTCCTGCACCAGTGGCCTGTACTCAAGTCGGCCACCAATTTTGCAGTGTGGTCGTACGGCACACATTTTCTTACCTCTTTTCAAGGCTTCTTCATTGCTCTCATCTACTGTTTCCTTAATGGCGAG GTACGCGCTTGCTTGCTCAAGAGTTTATCGAATCAGTTATCGCTGCGCGGTCATCCCGAATGGGCGCCAAAGCGGCCCTCAATGTATTCGGGGGCCTACAACACCGCCCCTGATACGGACGCTGTCGGCCAACAGCCGGTGGCCGAGACGCAGGCGGCTACAGGAGGTTTACG AACGTCGCCGATCAACAGGCGGCAGAACACTAGTGCCAGTATCGTCATGATCCACGAACCCAACCACCGACAGCGTCTTGTGCAGcgaaaccacaacaacaacaaccaggAGAGTCCACGCCGCCAAAGGGGGGAACGGACTGATGATGAAGACCGAATCGGAATTGCAGCTGGAGCCGGAGTCGAGGCTGAAGTCGTTGTAGTGCAAGACTCTGTCGGTGGTGCGGTGGGTAGGAAGCGCGAGACACGCATACACGCTGGAACCAAGTGGATGATTTCCGGCCTCTGCTTCAGGGGTCAAAAGGTACTTAGAGTACCGTCAACGTCATCCGTACCACCCGA GACAAACGTGTGA